A single window of Candidatus Binatus sp. DNA harbors:
- a CDS encoding DNA methyltransferase, with protein MEHPSTIDATGKTSSATGHPEQVKIQDRIRELRRIRARDLLPNPKNWRRHPKAQSDALRALLAEIGYADALLARELPDGRLMLVDGHLRAETTPDAVVPVLILDVSDAEADKILMTLDPLATLAEPDTERIKALLQNVRTDSPAVEELLRRTAGDQVWRLIHPEDFIEPPAQIDKAAELQKKWGTTTGQLWRMGDHRLLCGDSTKAEDVVRLMAGERAVLFATDPPYAVGYTGCAHPQSWSNKGAANRNKNWTGQYVEAPSADVKDSEESGIELYRGFVRVAIEHAITRNAAWYCWHASRRHSMVERVWAEFGAFVHQQLIWVKTRAVLTYSLYLWQHEPCLFGWIRGEKPKTFRTEVGERAGEFPATVWAVPSSEAETDAHPTCKPCKLFTLPMEMHTEPGEICYEPFSGSGSQLVAAQQTGRRCYAIEKSAPFVAVALERMAALGLKPEVIRE; from the coding sequence GTGGAACACCCGTCGACTATTGACGCTACCGGTAAGACAAGTTCTGCAACCGGTCACCCCGAACAGGTCAAAATCCAAGACCGGATTCGGGAACTGCGCAGGATCAGAGCCCGCGACTTGCTGCCTAACCCGAAAAACTGGCGGCGGCATCCTAAGGCGCAGAGCGATGCGCTGCGCGCGCTGTTGGCGGAGATTGGGTACGCGGATGCGCTCTTGGCCAGGGAATTGCCCGACGGCCGGCTGATGCTTGTCGACGGGCACCTACGCGCAGAGACCACGCCCGACGCCGTCGTGCCGGTGTTGATTCTTGATGTTAGTGACGCGGAGGCCGACAAAATCCTGATGACGCTTGACCCTCTCGCGACGCTGGCCGAACCGGACACTGAACGGATCAAAGCTCTTCTCCAGAACGTGCGGACGGACAGCCCGGCAGTGGAAGAGCTGCTAAGGCGCACAGCGGGTGACCAGGTGTGGCGGCTCATCCATCCGGAGGATTTCATCGAGCCTCCCGCGCAGATCGACAAGGCCGCCGAGTTGCAGAAGAAATGGGGCACCACAACCGGCCAACTGTGGCGGATGGGTGACCACCGGCTGCTGTGCGGCGACTCAACCAAGGCCGAGGACGTTGTCAGGTTGATGGCTGGTGAGCGGGCCGTTCTTTTCGCGACCGATCCGCCTTACGCGGTGGGTTACACGGGTTGTGCCCATCCTCAAAGCTGGAGCAACAAGGGCGCCGCAAACAGAAACAAAAATTGGACCGGGCAGTACGTCGAGGCGCCAAGCGCCGACGTAAAGGACAGCGAGGAGTCGGGCATCGAGCTCTATCGTGGCTTCGTAAGAGTGGCGATCGAACACGCGATCACGCGCAATGCCGCATGGTATTGCTGGCATGCGAGCAGGCGCCATTCGATGGTGGAGCGAGTTTGGGCCGAGTTCGGCGCCTTTGTGCATCAGCAGTTGATTTGGGTTAAGACCCGGGCGGTACTGACATACTCGCTGTATCTGTGGCAGCACGAGCCGTGCCTGTTCGGCTGGATCAGGGGTGAGAAGCCAAAGACATTCCGAACGGAGGTCGGCGAGCGCGCGGGCGAATTTCCGGCTACGGTCTGGGCGGTTCCGAGTTCCGAAGCCGAAACCGACGCGCATCCGACCTGCAAGCCATGCAAGCTCTTCACGCTGCCGATGGAGATGCACACCGAGCCCGGCGAGATTTGTTATGAGCCGTTCTCCGGGAGCGGCTCGCAGTTGGTGGCGGCGCAGCAAACTGGACGCCGCTGCTACGCGATCGAAAAATCTGCCCCCTTCGTCGCGGTGGCGCTGGAACGGATGGCCGCCTTGGGCCTCAAGCCGGAGGTGATACGCGAATGA